Proteins from a single region of Erythrobacter sp.:
- the rsmH gene encoding 16S rRNA (cytosine(1402)-N(4))-methyltransferase RsmH yields the protein MSDAPHIPVLLDEVVEAIRPAAGMTIVDATFGAGGYSTALLEAGAVVHAFDRDPDAIAAGAALVARYEGRLVLHPARFSQMRAELAAIGITEVDAVVMDIGVSSMQLDQGDRGFAFMHDGPLDMRMSQSGESAADFLNTADEEAIANVLYRFGEERQSRRVARAIVAARPLATTGELARVVRRALGHKPHDKKDPATRTFQAVRIHVNDELGELEAGLAAAEALLREGGVLAVVSFHSLEDRIAKHFLREASGAGRAVSRHLPGEIAGPAPTFTRVSKGIRPTEAETLRNPRARSSTLRHAIRTMAPARSMAA from the coding sequence ATGAGCGATGCGCCCCACATCCCCGTGCTGCTCGATGAAGTGGTCGAGGCCATCCGTCCGGCTGCCGGCATGACCATCGTCGATGCCACTTTCGGCGCGGGCGGATATTCGACTGCCCTGCTCGAAGCGGGTGCGGTGGTCCACGCCTTTGACCGCGATCCCGATGCGATTGCCGCAGGGGCCGCGCTGGTGGCGCGCTACGAAGGCCGGCTGGTGCTGCACCCCGCGCGCTTCTCGCAGATGCGGGCAGAGCTTGCCGCTATCGGCATTACTGAGGTTGATGCCGTGGTGATGGATATCGGCGTCTCCTCGATGCAGCTCGATCAGGGTGACCGCGGTTTTGCCTTCATGCATGACGGCCCGCTCGACATGCGCATGAGCCAGTCGGGCGAGAGTGCTGCCGATTTCCTCAACACCGCTGACGAGGAAGCCATTGCCAACGTGCTCTACCGCTTCGGCGAGGAGCGCCAGTCGCGCCGTGTTGCGCGCGCGATCGTTGCTGCGCGTCCGCTGGCGACCACGGGCGAACTCGCCCGCGTGGTGCGCCGCGCTCTCGGCCACAAGCCACACGACAAGAAGGATCCCGCCACCCGCACCTTCCAGGCCGTGCGCATCCATGTGAACGACGAGCTGGGCGAACTCGAAGCAGGGCTCGCCGCAGCCGAAGCGCTGCTGCGCGAAGGCGGCGTGCTCGCCGTGGTGAGCTTCCACAGCCTTGAAGACCGCATCGCCAAGCACTTCCTGCGCGAAGCCAGCGGGGCGGGCCGTGCCGTCTCGCGCCACCTGCCCGGCGAAATCGCTGGCCCTGCGCCCACCTTCACCCGCGTTTCCAAGGGCATCCGCCCCACCGAAGCCGAAACCCTGCGCAACCCGCGTGCGCGTTCGTCCACCCTGCGCCATGCGATCCGCACCATGGCACCGGCAAGGAGCATGGCAGCATGA
- a CDS encoding UDP-N-acetylmuramoyl-tripeptide--D-alanyl-D-alanine ligase, which produces MNLASPLMHPALRVWPVTPADTMPLALWTAGEIAEACGGIASHDFQASGVEMDSRDVKSGDIFVALKGEAMDGHKFLPQAFEKGAVAAIVDRPVDYPHVLVQDTTAALHALAEFARERSQAVRIGITGSVGKTGMKEAIFTCLDRASRGAAHRSVRSYNNHVGVPLSLARMPARAKFGVFEMGMNHRHEIAPLSARVRPHVALITTIAPAHIENLGSLEAIADEKAEIFTGLVEGGTAIIPADSEWADRLIAHARNCGATIITFGRSKDADVRLLDAIPAAGGGALVTADLGDRRICYTVAEPGEHWIVNSLGVMAAVRAAGGDLGAAGLALAEMGGLKGRGARHEIALDGGTALLIDESYNANPASMRATLKALAATPATRRLAVLGSMKELGDFADAFHRQLAEPLGEAGVTHAILVGEEMRALAEELGKLSGAALGKAITFAHCGSPAEAIAALGQYGLAPGDAVLVKGSNSVGLGRLVSHFTDKARAGG; this is translated from the coding sequence ATGAACCTTGCAAGCCCCCTGATGCACCCCGCCTTGCGCGTCTGGCCGGTCACGCCTGCCGACACGATGCCGCTCGCCCTGTGGACCGCAGGCGAAATTGCCGAGGCTTGCGGAGGCATCGCCAGCCATGATTTTCAGGCCTCGGGCGTGGAAATGGACTCGCGCGATGTGAAGTCGGGCGACATCTTCGTCGCGCTCAAGGGCGAGGCGATGGATGGTCACAAGTTCCTACCCCAAGCCTTTGAAAAAGGCGCGGTCGCAGCCATTGTTGATCGCCCCGTCGATTATCCGCATGTGCTGGTGCAAGACACCACGGCGGCGCTCCATGCGCTGGCTGAATTTGCGCGTGAGCGCTCACAAGCAGTGCGCATCGGCATCACCGGATCGGTCGGCAAGACGGGCATGAAGGAAGCGATCTTCACTTGCCTCGATCGCGCTAGCCGGGGCGCGGCGCATCGTTCGGTGCGCTCCTACAACAATCATGTTGGCGTGCCGCTCAGCCTTGCGCGGATGCCAGCCCGCGCGAAGTTCGGCGTGTTCGAGATGGGGATGAACCATCGCCACGAAATCGCACCGCTCTCGGCCCGCGTGCGCCCGCACGTCGCGCTGATCACCACGATTGCCCCGGCCCATATCGAGAACCTCGGCAGCCTTGAGGCGATCGCGGACGAGAAGGCGGAAATCTTCACCGGCCTCGTGGAAGGCGGCACCGCGATCATTCCGGCGGACAGCGAATGGGCCGATCGCCTGATCGCCCATGCCCGCAACTGCGGCGCGACGATCATCACCTTCGGGCGCAGCAAAGACGCCGATGTGCGCCTGCTCGATGCGATCCCGGCGGCGGGCGGCGGGGCGCTGGTGACGGCGGACCTCGGCGACCGGCGCATCTGCTACACCGTGGCCGAACCCGGCGAGCACTGGATCGTCAATTCGCTGGGCGTCATGGCCGCCGTGCGCGCGGCGGGCGGCGATCTGGGCGCGGCGGGCCTTGCTCTGGCGGAAATGGGCGGCCTCAAAGGGCGCGGCGCGCGTCACGAGATTGCGCTGGACGGCGGCACCGCGCTGCTGATCGACGAAAGCTACAACGCCAACCCCGCTTCGATGCGCGCAACGCTGAAGGCACTTGCCGCCACGCCTGCCACCCGCCGCCTTGCGGTGCTGGGTTCCATGAAGGAACTGGGCGACTTTGCCGATGCCTTCCACCGCCAGCTGGCCGAGCCGCTGGGCGAGGCGGGCGTCACCCATGCGATCCTCGTGGGCGAGGAGATGCGCGCGCTCGCGGAGGAACTGGGGAAACTGTCCGGCGCTGCGCTTGGCAAGGCCATCACCTTCGCCCATTGCGGATCACCTGCCGAAGCCATCGCGGCACTGGGACAATATGGTCTTGCTCCCGGGGACGCGGTGCTGGTCAAGGGCTCCAATTCGGTGGGTCTGGGCAGGCTGGTGTCACATTTTACCGATAAGGCCCGCGCGGGAGGCTGA
- a CDS encoding peptidoglycan D,D-transpeptidase FtsI family protein: MAAAAAVPSIPAGRVQRVNLRAQLLWTARFRILWVMAVFALVTLIALTRIVALAFDGQAPERTSLAEALLPPRGEISDRNGVPLARAFPAYALWFDPAAMGDTGAPLVRSPQEVARELKTIFPDIDEARMAARLASGRAGYLRRRLLPEEANKVFALGEVALEIPRETDRHYPQGTLAAHVLGYVVEDEGGKLGMEEVLEKRLADPAQRGEAVALSLDVRVQGALEDELRRGMLATNALGAAGIVLDVDTGEVMAMASLPEFDPNVAGANGAKNVFNRATNGVYELGSTFKPLTVAAAMDAGVVSDLSRQWNAAPVPVGSRTIKDSHPLGASLNAPQALVHSSNTVTARIADALGPERLRSAMIDLGMDRRPFIELPAKGRPIWPQGNWSRVTNMTVGFGHGLAVTPLHLASAYAAMVNGGIWRPATLMKLDPADVPRGRRVFKESTSSRMRQMLRMISLYGTGRSADAKGYRVGGKTGSAEKAGVGGYNKTALVSSFAAAFPMDAPRYVVVVVVDEPKGTVASSFQRTAAFTSAPVVGRLVPRIGPMLGVQPDEQRDVDISDLRYLVDSH, from the coding sequence ATGGCTGCCGCTGCAGCCGTCCCCTCGATCCCCGCCGGGCGGGTCCAGCGCGTCAACCTGCGGGCGCAATTGCTGTGGACCGCGCGCTTCCGCATCCTGTGGGTGATGGCCGTGTTCGCGCTGGTGACCCTGATCGCGCTGACGCGGATCGTGGCGCTGGCCTTTGACGGGCAGGCGCCCGAGCGCACCAGCCTTGCCGAAGCCCTGCTGCCCCCGCGCGGCGAGATCAGCGATCGCAACGGCGTGCCGCTGGCGCGCGCATTCCCCGCCTATGCCCTGTGGTTCGATCCGGCCGCGATGGGCGATACCGGCGCGCCGCTGGTGCGCTCGCCGCAGGAAGTCGCGCGCGAGTTGAAGACGATCTTCCCCGATATCGACGAGGCGCGCATGGCCGCGCGTCTCGCCTCGGGCCGCGCGGGCTATCTGCGCCGCCGCCTGCTGCCCGAGGAAGCCAACAAGGTCTTCGCGCTGGGCGAAGTCGCGCTGGAAATCCCGCGCGAGACCGATCGTCACTATCCGCAAGGCACGCTCGCGGCCCATGTGCTGGGCTATGTGGTCGAGGACGAGGGCGGCAAGCTGGGCATGGAAGAGGTGCTGGAAAAGCGCCTCGCCGATCCGGCGCAGCGCGGCGAGGCGGTGGCGCTGTCGCTCGATGTGCGGGTGCAGGGCGCGCTCGAGGACGAGCTGCGGCGCGGAATGCTGGCGACCAATGCGCTGGGCGCGGCCGGCATCGTGCTCGATGTCGACACCGGCGAAGTCATGGCGATGGCGAGCCTGCCGGAGTTCGATCCCAATGTGGCCGGTGCCAACGGGGCCAAGAACGTCTTCAACCGCGCCACCAACGGGGTCTACGAGCTCGGCTCGACCTTCAAGCCGCTGACTGTGGCCGCCGCGATGGACGCGGGCGTGGTGAGCGATCTGTCGCGCCAGTGGAATGCCGCGCCGGTGCCGGTGGGCAGCCGCACGATCAAGGATTCGCACCCGCTCGGCGCCAGCCTCAACGCGCCCCAGGCGCTGGTCCACTCCTCCAACACCGTCACCGCCCGCATCGCCGATGCGCTGGGGCCGGAACGGTTGCGCAGCGCGATGATTGATCTTGGCATGGACCGCCGCCCGTTCATCGAACTGCCCGCCAAGGGCCGGCCGATCTGGCCGCAGGGCAATTGGAGCCGGGTGACCAACATGACGGTCGGCTTCGGGCATGGCCTTGCGGTCACCCCGCTGCACCTTGCCAGCGCCTATGCGGCGATGGTGAACGGCGGGATCTGGCGTCCGGCCACCCTGATGAAGCTCGATCCGGCCGATGTGCCGCGCGGGCGGCGGGTGTTCAAGGAATCGACCTCCTCGCGCATGCGCCAGATGCTGCGCATGATCTCGCTCTACGGCACCGGCCGCAGTGCCGATGCCAAGGGCTACCGCGTGGGCGGCAAGACCGGCTCGGCCGAAAAGGCGGGCGTGGGCGGCTATAACAAGACCGCGCTGGTGTCCTCCTTTGCCGCAGCCTTCCCGATGGATGCGCCGCGCTATGTCGTCGTGGTCGTGGTGGACGAGCCCAAGGGCACGGTCGCCAGCTCGTTCCAGCGCACGGCGGCCTTCACCTCGGCCCCGGTGGTGGGCCGTCTGGTGCCGCGCATCGGCCCAATGCTGGGCGTCCAGCCCGACGAGCAGCGCGATGTCGATATCTCGGATCTGCGTTATCTGGTGGACAGCCACTGA
- the murG gene encoding undecaprenyldiphospho-muramoylpentapeptide beta-N-acetylglucosaminyltransferase, translated as MTSETPKGATRHYVLAAGGTGGHLIPAFALATELHARGHHVALITDERGASIPGKPDFLTAHVLPAGRFGKNPLGWPAGIRAVLEGRRMALRLFEAFEPSAIVGFGGYPALPALLAAVSARLPSVIHEQNAVLGRVNRLLAGRVDAIATSYDKVDRLKPQYASKVHLTGNPVRAEVLALREQDFPAFTEESLLRILVTGGSQGARVLSEVVPDGLAMLPPALRQRLQVTQQCRPEDLEAVRARYANHDIPAELGTYFEDMHERLADAHLFIGRAGASTIAELTAVGRPAILVPLPIATDDHQAVNTREMVKAGGARMIRQEAFQPKELAKQIQAMAMNPSSLANAAHCAFNCGRPDAAKALADLVEGMSGIDLMDVIRVGEAAPRAAQAAARPQAASREAAKDRADA; from the coding sequence ATGACAAGCGAGACTCCGAAAGGCGCCACCCGCCATTACGTGCTGGCCGCAGGCGGCACCGGCGGCCACCTGATCCCGGCCTTTGCGCTGGCGACAGAGCTGCACGCGCGCGGGCATCACGTGGCCCTCATCACCGACGAGCGCGGGGCATCGATCCCCGGCAAGCCCGATTTCCTCACCGCGCATGTCCTGCCCGCAGGCCGGTTCGGCAAGAACCCGCTCGGCTGGCCCGCAGGCATCCGCGCGGTGCTGGAAGGGCGGCGCATGGCGCTGCGCCTGTTCGAGGCGTTTGAACCCAGCGCGATTGTCGGCTTCGGCGGCTATCCGGCGCTGCCTGCGCTGCTCGCGGCCGTTTCGGCCAGGCTGCCGAGCGTGATCCATGAACAGAACGCCGTGCTGGGCCGGGTCAACCGCCTGCTCGCGGGCCGGGTCGATGCGATCGCGACCTCCTATGACAAGGTTGACCGGCTGAAGCCGCAATATGCATCCAAGGTGCATCTCACCGGCAATCCGGTGCGCGCCGAGGTGCTGGCCCTGCGCGAACAGGATTTCCCCGCCTTCACCGAAGAGAGCCTGCTGCGCATTCTCGTGACCGGCGGATCGCAGGGTGCGCGCGTCCTTTCGGAAGTGGTGCCCGATGGTCTCGCCATGCTGCCGCCCGCGCTGCGCCAGCGCTTGCAGGTGACCCAGCAGTGCCGCCCGGAAGATCTTGAGGCGGTGCGCGCGCGCTATGCCAATCACGACATTCCCGCCGAACTCGGCACCTATTTCGAGGACATGCACGAGCGGCTGGCCGACGCGCACCTGTTCATCGGCCGCGCGGGCGCATCGACCATTGCCGAGCTGACCGCGGTGGGCCGCCCCGCGATCCTTGTGCCGCTGCCGATTGCGACCGACGATCATCAGGCGGTCAACACCCGCGAGATGGTGAAGGCGGGCGGGGCACGGATGATCCGGCAGGAGGCGTTCCAGCCGAAGGAACTCGCCAAGCAGATACAGGCGATGGCAATGAACCCCTCCAGCCTCGCCAATGCCGCGCATTGCGCCTTCAACTGCGGCCGCCCCGATGCGGCCAAGGCGCTGGCGGATCTGGTGGAAGGCATGAGCGGGATCGATCTGATGGACGTCATCCGCGTCGGCGAGGCAGCCCCGCGCGCGGCGCAGGCAGCCGCACGCCCGCAAGCCGCCTCGCGCGAGGCCGCCAAGGATAGGGCAGACGCATGA
- the mraY gene encoding phospho-N-acetylmuramoyl-pentapeptide-transferase, with product MLYLLAEWLGFEGIFNLVRYQSFRAGATLMTALLIGLVIGPRFINLLRVRQGKGQPIREDGPQSHLAKRGTPTMGGLMILTALTLSLLLWMNLANPFVWACLAVTIGFGIIGFLDDYDKVAKNSHAGVPGRVRLAAEFVVAGIAAWLIVSQINTNLYLPFLSGVSIPLGPAYYVFAAFVIVGAGNAVNLTDGLDGLAIMPVIIASGTFAIICYLAGRADFSAYLGIPHVPGAGELAIFCGAIMGAGLAFLWFNAPPAAVFMGDTGSLALGGALGAIAVASHHEVVLAIVGGLFVLEAVSVIVQVFWFKRTGKRVFRMAPIHHHFEQLGWSESKVVIRFWIIAIVLALIGLSTLKLR from the coding sequence ATGCTCTATCTGCTTGCCGAATGGCTGGGCTTCGAAGGCATCTTCAATCTGGTGCGCTACCAGAGCTTTCGCGCGGGCGCGACGCTGATGACCGCGCTGCTGATCGGCCTCGTCATCGGTCCGCGTTTCATCAATCTTCTGCGCGTGCGGCAGGGCAAGGGCCAGCCGATCCGCGAGGATGGGCCGCAGTCGCACCTCGCCAAGCGCGGCACGCCGACGATGGGCGGGTTGATGATCCTGACCGCGCTGACGTTGTCGCTGCTCTTGTGGATGAATCTTGCCAACCCCTTCGTCTGGGCCTGCCTTGCCGTGACGATCGGCTTCGGCATCATCGGTTTCCTCGACGATTACGACAAGGTCGCCAAGAACAGCCATGCGGGCGTTCCCGGACGGGTGCGGCTGGCGGCGGAATTCGTGGTGGCAGGCATCGCCGCTTGGCTGATCGTCAGCCAGATCAACACCAATCTCTACCTGCCCTTCCTCTCGGGCGTCAGCATCCCGCTGGGGCCGGCCTATTACGTGTTTGCCGCCTTCGTGATTGTGGGCGCGGGCAATGCGGTGAACCTCACCGACGGGCTGGACGGGCTGGCGATCATGCCGGTGATCATCGCCAGCGGCACCTTCGCGATCATCTGCTATCTGGCGGGCCGCGCGGATTTCAGCGCCTATCTCGGCATCCCCCATGTGCCGGGCGCGGGCGAACTCGCGATCTTCTGCGGAGCGATCATGGGCGCGGGGCTTGCCTTCCTGTGGTTCAACGCGCCGCCGGCGGCGGTGTTCATGGGTGACACCGGCTCGCTGGCCTTGGGCGGAGCGCTGGGCGCGATTGCGGTCGCTTCGCATCACGAGGTGGTGCTGGCGATTGTCGGCGGGCTGTTCGTGCTCGAAGCGGTAAGCGTGATCGTGCAGGTGTTCTGGTTCAAGCGCACCGGCAAGCGGGTGTTCCGCATGGCGCCGATCCACCACCATTTCGAACAGCTGGGCTGGAGCGAGAGCAAGGTCGTGATCCGCTTCTGGATCATCGCGATCGTGCTGGCGCTGATCGGTCTTTCCACGCTGAAGCTCAGGTAG
- a CDS encoding UDP-N-acetylmuramoyl-L-alanyl-D-glutamate--2,6-diaminopimelate ligase, translating to MRLDELLAKAGLTAAGGDAGDAAITGFAIDHRKVAPGTVFGAFAGARFNGEDFIPAAIEAGAVAIVARPEARVEGALHIKDAEPRRAFARLAAGFFAPYPATIVAVTGTNGKTSTVEMTRQIWRMAGERAASIGTLGVTTPDGSVSTGLTTPDIVTFLANMAGLAREGVSHVAYEASSHGLDQYRNEGLTVSASAFTNFTRDHLDYHGTMEAYFAAKMRLFTEVVAPGSPAIIHDAGEACEWTARAIAQAEARGLQVLSVGEGGNFLRLTARKPGQLGQVLHIEHEGGSRKVNLPLIGAYQAANALVAAGFALATGVPASTVFDALGRLQPVRGRLERAAINAAGAPAYVDYAHTPDALEAAIAALRPHVASGGRLIVVFGAGGDRDVGKRPEMGAIAARDADVAIVTDDNPRSEDPAAIRAAIMAGGGGALREIGDRRAAIAAAIAEAGASDIVLIAGKGHEQGQIFGSGESMRIEKFDDVEVARECAGAGSAGA from the coding sequence ATGCGCCTCGATGAATTGCTGGCCAAGGCAGGACTGACGGCTGCGGGCGGGGATGCAGGCGATGCCGCGATCACCGGCTTTGCCATCGATCACCGCAAAGTTGCGCCCGGCACGGTGTTCGGCGCTTTTGCCGGCGCGCGCTTCAATGGCGAGGACTTCATCCCCGCCGCGATCGAAGCGGGCGCGGTGGCGATTGTCGCGCGGCCCGAGGCCCGTGTTGAAGGCGCGCTCCACATCAAGGACGCCGAGCCGCGCCGCGCCTTTGCGCGTCTGGCGGCGGGCTTCTTCGCCCCCTATCCCGCCACCATCGTCGCGGTGACGGGCACCAACGGCAAGACCTCGACTGTCGAGATGACCCGCCAGATCTGGCGCATGGCGGGCGAGCGCGCGGCGAGCATCGGCACGCTGGGTGTCACCACGCCCGACGGCTCGGTTTCGACCGGGCTTACCACCCCCGACATCGTCACTTTCCTTGCCAATATGGCGGGCCTTGCGCGCGAGGGCGTGAGCCATGTCGCCTATGAGGCGTCAAGCCACGGGCTGGACCAGTATCGCAATGAGGGCCTGACGGTCTCGGCCTCGGCCTTCACCAATTTCACCCGCGATCACCTCGATTACCACGGCACGATGGAGGCCTATTTCGCGGCCAAGATGCGGCTGTTCACCGAAGTGGTCGCGCCCGGCAGTCCGGCTATCATCCATGACGCGGGCGAGGCTTGCGAATGGACCGCACGAGCGATTGCGCAAGCCGAAGCGCGCGGATTGCAGGTGCTAAGCGTGGGCGAGGGCGGGAACTTCCTGCGGCTGACAGCTCGCAAACCCGGCCAGTTGGGGCAGGTTCTTCACATCGAGCATGAAGGTGGTTCGCGGAAGGTCAATCTGCCGCTGATCGGCGCCTATCAGGCCGCCAATGCGCTGGTCGCCGCTGGCTTTGCGCTCGCGACCGGTGTTCCGGCCTCTACCGTGTTCGATGCGCTCGGCCGCTTGCAACCGGTGCGCGGACGGCTGGAGCGGGCAGCGATCAACGCTGCGGGCGCGCCGGCCTATGTCGATTATGCCCACACCCCCGATGCGCTCGAAGCCGCGATTGCCGCGCTGCGTCCGCATGTGGCAAGCGGTGGCCGGCTGATCGTGGTGTTCGGCGCAGGGGGTGACCGCGACGTTGGCAAGCGGCCCGAAATGGGCGCCATCGCCGCGCGCGATGCAGACGTGGCGATTGTCACCGATGATAACCCCCGCAGCGAGGACCCGGCTGCGATCCGCGCTGCAATCATGGCGGGAGGCGGCGGGGCCTTGCGCGAAATCGGCGACCGCCGCGCAGCCATCGCCGCCGCGATTGCCGAAGCGGGCGCCAGCGACATCGTGCTGATTGCGGGCAAGGGCCACGAACAGGGACAGATCTTCGGGTCAGGAGAAAGCATGCGGATCGAGAAGTTCGATGATGTCGAAGTCGCGCGCGAATGTGCCGGTGCCGGGAGCGCAGGCGCATGA
- the murD gene encoding UDP-N-acetylmuramoyl-L-alanine--D-glutamate ligase: protein MITSPAFKSKRFSVLGLARSGAAAAEALLASGAEVIGWDRQDIAREPFEGRCRLIDPLELDLTGFAGVVVSPGVPLNNHPIGPHTWQYGLPVIGDIELFAQARAALPPHKVVGITGTNGKSTTTALTHHILQSAGVPSVMGGNIGDPILAQEPLLEGGVYVLELSSFQIDLTFTLDCDVAALTNITPDHLDRYADFAAYAAAKERLFAMQAHGTALVCDEDEPTQAIAARLEAAGKPLVRVKTGDLAAAGLAEGRAPSLAGPHNAQNAAVAAEICRQLGLSEAQIAHGLATYPGLPHRMEPVCDAGGVIYINDSKATNTASAAPALAAFPPDPAINGGAPRIHWIVGGLPKEEGLGACAAHIGNVAAAYTIGEAGPMFAEHLDGLVQVERCELISEAVRRASEAARPGEVVLLSPACASYDQFRDYEKRGHHFRQMVVAITGCGDAGESGSAGA from the coding sequence ATGATCACCTCGCCCGCCTTCAAGTCCAAGCGCTTTTCGGTGCTGGGGCTCGCCCGTTCGGGCGCAGCCGCAGCCGAGGCGCTGCTGGCGAGCGGGGCGGAGGTGATCGGGTGGGACCGGCAGGATATCGCACGCGAACCCTTCGAGGGGCGCTGCCGGCTGATTGACCCGCTGGAGCTTGATCTGACCGGTTTTGCGGGCGTGGTGGTCTCGCCCGGCGTGCCGCTGAACAACCACCCCATCGGGCCGCATACCTGGCAATATGGCCTGCCGGTGATCGGCGATATCGAGCTGTTCGCGCAGGCCCGCGCCGCGCTGCCGCCGCACAAGGTGGTGGGCATCACCGGCACCAACGGCAAGTCGACCACCACCGCGCTCACCCACCACATCCTGCAATCGGCAGGCGTGCCGAGCGTGATGGGCGGCAATATCGGCGATCCGATCCTCGCGCAGGAGCCTCTGCTTGAGGGCGGGGTCTATGTGCTGGAGCTGTCGAGCTTCCAGATCGATCTCACCTTCACGCTCGATTGCGACGTGGCCGCGCTCACCAACATCACCCCCGATCATCTCGATCGCTATGCCGATTTCGCCGCCTATGCCGCCGCGAAGGAGCGTCTGTTCGCCATGCAGGCGCACGGCACGGCGCTGGTGTGCGACGAGGACGAGCCCACGCAAGCGATTGCGGCGCGGCTGGAGGCGGCAGGCAAGCCGCTGGTGCGGGTCAAGACCGGCGATCTTGCCGCAGCCGGTCTTGCCGAGGGCCGCGCGCCCTCGCTCGCCGGGCCGCACAATGCCCAGAACGCCGCGGTCGCCGCCGAAATCTGCCGCCAGCTGGGCCTCAGCGAGGCGCAGATCGCCCACGGCCTTGCGACCTATCCCGGCCTGCCGCACCGGATGGAACCGGTGTGCGATGCGGGCGGGGTGATCTACATCAACGATAGCAAGGCGACCAACACCGCCTCTGCCGCTCCTGCGCTGGCCGCCTTCCCGCCCGATCCGGCGATCAACGGCGGAGCGCCGCGGATCCACTGGATCGTCGGCGGGCTGCCCAAGGAAGAGGGGCTGGGCGCCTGCGCGGCCCATATCGGCAATGTCGCGGCGGCCTATACCATCGGCGAGGCCGGGCCGATGTTTGCCGAACATCTCGACGGGCTGGTGCAAGTGGAGCGCTGCGAGCTGATCAGCGAGGCGGTGCGCCGCGCCTCCGAAGCCGCCCGTCCGGGTGAGGTGGTACTGCTCTCGCCCGCCTGCGCCTCCTATGACCAGTTCCGCGACTACGAGAAGCGCGGGCACCACTTCCGCCAGATGGTGGTCGCGATCACCGGCTGCGGCGATGCAGGCGAGAGCGGGAGCGCCGGCGCATGA
- a CDS encoding putative peptidoglycan glycosyltransferase FtsW, translating to MSTAWTPSRSTAAPAGPGAYLPPASVQRRWRDNLRIWWREIDKVLLGLIVLLMAIGVLAVAAASPASADQLSTAKVTLDEFMFFKRHIVFQLMGLSLMIGLSFLSRDKARQLGIVVGAIMLALLFVVPVIGEEKNGARRWINVGMSLQPSEFLKPGFAIICAWVLSWKLRDASMPVIAFVTGLMGLIAALLMAQPNLGDAILFGGIWLVMVVLAGVAWQRIAMLIGGGAAALSLAYMFYDNARHRIDSFLGGGTAFDQVDLAQRTLLAGGWTGSGLWLGVRKMNLPEAHTDYIFSVIGEEFGLLICGMIVALYAALVVRALYRMTGEDNLFALLAGVGLITQFGGQAFINILVNLKLFPSKGMTLPLISYGGSSTLAVCFTLGLLLAITRRNPFLVNESGGLRELIERKDSPA from the coding sequence ATGAGCACGGCCTGGACCCCGTCACGCAGCACCGCGGCCCCGGCGGGCCCGGGTGCCTATCTCCCGCCCGCCTCGGTGCAGCGCCGCTGGCGCGACAATCTGCGCATCTGGTGGCGCGAGATCGACAAGGTGCTGCTCGGCCTGATCGTGTTGCTGATGGCGATCGGCGTGCTGGCGGTGGCCGCCGCGTCGCCCGCCAGCGCCGACCAGCTTTCGACCGCCAAGGTCACGCTCGATGAATTCATGTTCTTCAAGCGCCACATCGTTTTCCAGCTGATGGGCCTGTCGCTGATGATCGGCCTCAGCTTCCTCAGCCGCGACAAGGCGCGCCAGCTGGGGATCGTGGTGGGCGCGATCATGCTGGCGCTCTTGTTCGTGGTGCCGGTCATCGGCGAGGAGAAGAACGGCGCGCGGCGCTGGATCAATGTCGGAATGAGCTTGCAGCCGTCCGAGTTCCTCAAGCCCGGCTTCGCGATCATCTGCGCCTGGGTGCTGAGCTGGAAGCTGCGCGATGCCTCGATGCCGGTGATCGCCTTCGTCACCGGATTGATGGGCCTGATCGCCGCGCTGCTGATGGCGCAGCCCAATCTGGGCGATGCGATCCTGTTCGGCGGGATCTGGCTGGTGATGGTGGTGCTGGCGGGCGTGGCCTGGCAGCGCATCGCAATGCTGATCGGCGGCGGCGCGGCCGCGCTCAGCCTCGCCTACATGTTCTACGACAATGCCCGCCACCGCATCGACAGCTTTCTGGGCGGCGGCACGGCCTTCGATCAGGTCGATCTGGCGCAGCGCACGCTGCTTGCCGGCGGATGGACCGGCAGCGGGCTGTGGCTGGGCGTGCGCAAGATGAACCTGCCCGAGGCCCATACCGACTACATCTTCTCGGTCATCGGCGAGGAATTCGGGCTGCTGATCTGCGGAATGATCGTCGCGCTCTATGCCGCGCTGGTGGTGCGCGCGCTTTACCGCATGACGGGCGAGGACAATCTCTTCGCTCTGCTGGCGGGCGTCGGCCTGATCACCCAGTTCGGCGGGCAGGCCTTCATCAACATCCTCGTCAACCTGAAGCTGTTCCCGTCCAAGGGGATGACGCTGCCGCTGATTTCCTATGGCGGTTCATCGACACTGGCGGTGTGCTTCACGCTTGGGCTATTGCTCGCGATCACCCGGCGCAATCCCTTCCTCGTCAACGAGAGCGGGGGCCTGCGCGAGCTGATCGAACGCAAGGATTCGCCCGCATGA